Sequence from the Candidatus Poribacteria bacterium genome:
ACTTTAGGGAGCATCGCAGGCTTCTCGCTGCTTGTGGGAGGTATCGGTGTCATGAATATGATGTTGGTTGCTGTTGCGGAGCGTACCCGAGAGATTGGCTTACGAAGGGCAGTCGGTGCCAAAACTACAGATATCCTACTTCAATTTTTAATAGAATCTGTAGTCATGTGTGGTATTGGCGGAGTACTTGGGATTGGATTAGGCTTCCTCGTCAGTGAAGGAGCGGGGCTTCTCGCCGTAAGAATTGTGAAAATTGTTCCGTCCTGGCCCTCCGTTATCTCCGCTAAGTGGTGCTTCATCTCAGTTATCTTCTCTTCTGTGATAGGTATCCTGTTTGGGATGTATCCCGCGCTCAAAGCCTCTGCGTTTTCTCCCATTGAGGCTTTGAGGAGGTAGACCTGATGGTTATTGCAAGTTTATACCCTCTTGTAGAAGGTGGAGATGAGTCCATATCCCTATTCGATTGGGAGTTTATTCGAGCGTTGCAACGAGGTACAGGCGGAGATACTCATGACATTTATGTTTTTTCCTCTCAAGGTTGTCATCCCCCATATCCACTTTCTGTAGAGCGAAATGTACACATCAAAAACACTATGGAACTTTCGGATTTTTTTCAGGAGTCTCAAGTAAATGTTTGGCATGACTTTGGATATACCCCCGCGTTTCATCTTGCGGATCTCCGACACCTGAGTGGACAAAACTTTCCAATTACAATGAAGGTTGAACCATCATTTTTGGCAAAAATGCCACTGACAGTATATAGTGGATTATCCGATAACGATGCGATAATTTGTTCCCGTGCATCCATTCAGAAAC
This genomic interval carries:
- a CDS encoding FtsX-like permease family protein → MAVVKATIRKRQRGRDDFFVTWDMKSGMRQLDKISTVKKITLGSIAGFSLLVGGIGVMNMMLVAVAERTREIGLRRAVGAKTTDILLQFLIESVVMCGIGGVLGIGLGFLVSEGAGLLAVRIVKIVPSWPSVISAKWCFISVIFSSVIGILFGMYPALKASAFSPIEALRR